From Lysobacter auxotrophicus, the proteins below share one genomic window:
- the queA gene encoding tRNA preQ1(34) S-adenosylmethionine ribosyltransferase-isomerase QueA, which produces MKKSDFHYDLPPELIAQAPLPERSASRLLVVPPAQDGAHDRGFEDRVFRELPDLLQPGDLLVFNDTRVIPARLFGQKTTGGRVEILIERLLGGFEARAQLGVSKSPKEGGRIVLDAGGEAEVLGRDGEFYRLRFHVGESLENYLLHAGRLPLPPYIQRDAGADDDTRYQTVFAREVGAVAAPTAGLHFDEALLEALKARGVEFGHVTLHVGAGTFQPVRVDELDQHVMHSEWLNVGAALIEQIRRTRAAGGRVIAVGTTVVRALESAMRRDDAGQGELQPYAGETRLFILPGYRIRSVDALITNFHLPESTLLMLVSAFAGKARVFAAYDHAIAERYRFFSYGDAMLLFPADGEAAA; this is translated from the coding sequence TTGAAGAAATCCGACTTCCACTACGACCTGCCGCCGGAGCTGATCGCTCAGGCGCCGCTGCCGGAGCGCTCGGCCAGCCGCCTGCTGGTGGTGCCGCCCGCGCAGGACGGCGCCCATGACCGCGGTTTCGAGGACCGCGTCTTCCGCGAGCTGCCCGACCTGCTGCAGCCCGGCGACCTGCTCGTGTTCAACGACACGCGCGTGATCCCGGCGCGCCTGTTCGGGCAGAAGACCACCGGCGGGCGCGTGGAAATCCTGATCGAGCGCCTGCTCGGCGGCTTCGAGGCGCGCGCGCAGCTGGGCGTGAGCAAGTCGCCGAAGGAAGGCGGACGCATCGTGCTCGACGCCGGCGGCGAGGCCGAAGTGCTCGGCCGCGACGGCGAGTTCTACCGCCTGCGCTTCCACGTCGGCGAATCGCTGGAGAATTACTTGCTGCACGCCGGCCGGCTGCCGCTGCCGCCGTATATCCAGCGCGATGCCGGCGCGGACGACGACACGCGCTACCAGACGGTGTTCGCGCGCGAGGTCGGCGCCGTTGCCGCGCCCACCGCGGGCCTGCATTTCGACGAAGCGCTGCTGGAGGCGTTGAAGGCGCGCGGCGTGGAGTTCGGCCACGTCACGCTGCACGTCGGCGCGGGCACGTTCCAGCCGGTGCGCGTGGACGAGCTCGACCAGCACGTCATGCACAGCGAGTGGTTGAACGTCGGCGCGGCGCTGATCGAACAGATCCGCCGCACGCGCGCGGCCGGCGGGCGCGTGATCGCGGTCGGCACCACCGTCGTGCGCGCACTGGAAAGCGCGATGCGCCGCGACGATGCCGGCCAGGGCGAACTCCAGCCCTACGCCGGCGAAACGCGCCTGTTCATCCTGCCCGGCTACCGCATCCGTTCGGTCGACGCGCTGATCACCAACTTCCACCTGCCCGAGAGCACCCTGCTGATGCTTGTTTCCGCCTTCGCCGGCAAGGCGCGCGTGTTCGCCGCCTACGACCACGCCATCGCGGAGCGCTACCGCTTCTTCTCCTACGGCGACGCGATGCTGCTGTTCCCGGCGGACGGGGAGGCCGCGGCATGA
- a CDS encoding phytase, giving the protein MSDSMTMRWAALAFACCLTACATTGNAPLAQHDREPDEAMEVDPLLAQSGIAHEVIAEAFLTASTPDENVDSPASWRAPDGKRWLIATGKASDRLIVYDGATGATLRTVGGPGTAPGQLQRPNGISVSGDFVFVVERDNHRVQMFQLPDFKPLLVFGAQDLKQPYGLWVRAQRDSYEVIVSDNYMSPQNEDVPPPLAELDRRFKRYQLRRVPGGWQARLMETFGDTGEAGAIRIAESVFGDIEHDRLLLAEEDVATGTRLREYGLDGTYRGRDIGAGLFKAQAEGMALYRCEGGAGYWIATDQFKDRSLFHVIDRVTLKHLGAFAGNKTANTDGVWLDQSADKRFPQGVFYAVDDDQAVAAFDWQDIARALSLPACKTE; this is encoded by the coding sequence ATGTCCGACTCGATGACGATGCGCTGGGCCGCGCTGGCCTTCGCGTGCTGCTTGACCGCGTGTGCGACGACGGGGAATGCGCCGCTCGCGCAGCACGATCGCGAGCCCGACGAAGCGATGGAAGTCGATCCGCTGCTGGCGCAGTCGGGCATCGCGCATGAAGTCATCGCCGAAGCGTTCCTCACCGCGTCCACGCCGGACGAGAACGTCGATTCGCCGGCGAGCTGGCGCGCGCCGGACGGCAAGCGCTGGCTGATCGCGACGGGCAAGGCGAGCGACCGGCTGATCGTGTACGACGGCGCCACCGGCGCGACGCTGCGCACCGTCGGCGGTCCGGGCACGGCGCCCGGCCAGTTGCAGCGGCCCAACGGCATCAGCGTGTCCGGCGATTTCGTGTTCGTGGTCGAACGCGACAACCATCGCGTGCAGATGTTCCAGCTGCCCGATTTCAAGCCGCTGCTCGTGTTCGGCGCGCAGGATCTGAAGCAGCCGTACGGCCTGTGGGTGCGCGCGCAGCGCGACAGCTACGAGGTGATCGTCAGCGACAATTACATGTCGCCGCAGAACGAGGACGTGCCGCCGCCGCTGGCCGAACTCGACCGGCGCTTCAAGCGATACCAGCTGCGTCGCGTGCCCGGCGGCTGGCAGGCGCGGTTGATGGAAACCTTCGGCGACACGGGCGAGGCGGGTGCGATCCGTATCGCCGAGTCGGTGTTCGGCGACATCGAGCACGATCGCCTGCTGCTGGCCGAAGAGGACGTCGCCACGGGCACGCGCCTTCGCGAGTACGGGCTGGACGGGACGTATCGCGGGCGCGACATCGGCGCCGGCCTGTTCAAGGCGCAGGCCGAGGGCATGGCGCTGTATCGCTGCGAGGGCGGCGCGGGGTACTGGATCGCCACAGACCAGTTCAAGGATCGCAGCCTCTTCCACGTGATCGATCGCGTGACGCTGAAGCATCTTGGCGCGTTCGCCGGCAACAAGACGGCCAACACCGATGGCGTGTGGCTGGACCAGTCGGCCGACAAACGCTTCCCGCAGGGCGTGTTCTATGCGGTGGACGACGACCAGGCTGTCGCGGCATTCGACTGGCAGGACATCGCGCGTGCGCTGTCGCTACCGGCGTGCAAGACGGAGTGA
- a CDS encoding aminotransferase class III-fold pyridoxal phosphate-dependent enzyme — MAVIDRLAPLRAHGGRRRTHGLDDATIARFAHTHAELIEAIEAGEQEYQRVKDEIADLLDLDEDAQVQAVQGGYVNFYPDDAVNPYVALVARGPWVVTLKGAVLHDSGGYGMLGFGHAPKHVLAAMARPQAMANIMTPSLSQLRFDRALRGAIGAARGGCPYEKFFCLNSGSESVSLAARIADANTKLMTDTGGRHAGRTIKRVVVKGSFHGRTERPALYSDSSRKTYLQHLASFRGEDTVLTVEPYDIDALKKVFADADANGWFIEAMFLEPVMGEGDPGRGVPPAFYAAARELTHSHGALLLVDSIQAGLRAHGVLSIIDYPGFEQLDPPDMETYSKALNAGQYPLSVLAVGAQAAQLYKKGLYGNTMTTNPRALDVACAVMSQVTPQLRENIRARGAESLQKLEKLKAELGGLITKVQGTGLLFSCELSPEFKCYGAGSTEEWLREHGIGVIHGGVNSLRFTPTFTITSEEIDLLVAMVGRALREGPRAQQAAAA; from the coding sequence ATGGCCGTCATCGACCGTCTCGCCCCCCTGCGCGCCCATGGTGGCCGCCGCCGCACCCATGGCCTGGACGACGCGACCATCGCGCGCTTCGCCCACACGCATGCCGAGCTGATCGAGGCCATCGAGGCCGGCGAGCAGGAATACCAGCGCGTGAAGGACGAGATCGCCGACCTGCTCGACCTCGACGAGGACGCCCAGGTCCAGGCCGTCCAGGGCGGCTACGTCAACTTCTATCCGGACGATGCGGTGAACCCGTACGTCGCCCTCGTCGCGCGCGGCCCGTGGGTCGTCACGCTGAAGGGCGCGGTGCTCCACGATTCCGGCGGCTACGGCATGCTCGGCTTCGGCCATGCGCCCAAGCACGTGCTGGCCGCGATGGCCCGGCCGCAGGCGATGGCGAACATCATGACGCCGTCGCTCTCGCAGCTTCGCTTCGACCGTGCGCTGCGCGGGGCGATCGGCGCGGCGCGCGGCGGCTGCCCGTACGAGAAGTTCTTCTGCCTCAATTCCGGTTCCGAATCGGTCTCGCTCGCCGCGCGCATCGCCGATGCGAACACCAAGCTGATGACCGACACCGGTGGCCGCCACGCCGGCCGCACCATCAAGCGCGTCGTGGTGAAGGGCAGTTTCCACGGTCGCACCGAGCGTCCGGCGCTGTATTCGGACTCCTCGCGCAAAACCTACCTGCAGCACCTGGCGAGCTTCCGCGGCGAGGACACCGTGCTCACCGTCGAGCCCTACGACATCGACGCGCTGAAGAAGGTATTCGCTGATGCCGACGCGAATGGCTGGTTCATCGAGGCGATGTTCCTGGAGCCGGTGATGGGCGAAGGCGATCCGGGCCGCGGCGTGCCGCCGGCGTTCTACGCGGCCGCGCGCGAGCTGACGCATTCGCATGGCGCGCTGCTGCTGGTGGACTCGATCCAGGCCGGCCTGCGCGCGCACGGCGTGCTGTCGATCATCGACTACCCCGGCTTCGAGCAGCTCGATCCGCCGGACATGGAAACCTATTCGAAGGCGCTCAACGCCGGCCAGTACCCGCTGTCGGTGCTCGCCGTCGGCGCGCAGGCCGCGCAGCTCTACAAGAAGGGCCTGTACGGCAACACGATGACGACCAACCCGCGCGCGCTCGACGTCGCGTGTGCGGTGATGTCGCAGGTCACCCCGCAGCTTCGCGAGAACATCCGCGCACGCGGCGCCGAGTCGCTGCAGAAGCTGGAAAAGCTCAAGGCCGAGCTCGGCGGCCTCATCACCAAGGTGCAGGGCACGGGCCTGTTGTTCTCGTGCGAACTGTCGCCGGAGTTCAAGTGCTACGGCGCCGGTTCCACCGAGGAATGGCTGCGCGAGCACGGCATCGGCGTGATCCACGGCGGCGTGAACTCGCTGCGCTTCACGCCCACCTTCACCATCACCAGCGAGGAAATCGACCTGCTGGTCGCGATGGTCGGTCGTGCGCTGCGGGAAGGCCCGCGCGCGCAGCAGGCAGCGGCGGCCTGA
- the tgt gene encoding tRNA guanosine(34) transglycosylase Tgt, with translation MSRLSFELLRTDGGARRGRLTFPRGTVETPTFMPVGTYGSVKGVLPEQVRELGAEMILGNTFHLYLRPGLDVIGDHGGLHRFTGWNGPILTDSGGFQVFSLAHKRKITEQGVTFAAPTDGSKVFLGPEESMRIQKVLDSDVVMIFDECTPYPATEDVAKRSMELSLRWAERSKRAHEGNDAALFGIVQGGVHEALRTRSAAALMDIGFDGYAIGGLAVGEPEAERNHMLEHTCPQLPADQPRYLMGVGRPEDLVEGVARGIDMFDCVMPTRNARNGHYFTSFGTVRVRNAKYERDLRPIEEGCDCYTCRNGFTRSYLRHLDRCNEMLGPILGTLHNLRYYQRLMAQMREAIGQGTFAAFRESFYAARAAD, from the coding sequence ATGAGCCGGCTGTCGTTCGAACTGCTGCGCACCGACGGCGGCGCGCGCCGCGGCCGCCTCACCTTCCCGCGCGGCACGGTGGAAACGCCGACCTTCATGCCGGTGGGCACCTACGGCTCGGTGAAGGGCGTGCTGCCCGAGCAGGTCCGCGAACTCGGCGCGGAAATGATCCTGGGCAACACCTTCCACCTGTACCTGCGCCCGGGCCTGGACGTCATCGGCGACCACGGCGGGCTGCACCGCTTCACCGGCTGGAACGGGCCGATCCTCACCGACTCGGGTGGCTTCCAGGTCTTCTCGCTCGCGCACAAGCGCAAGATCACCGAGCAGGGCGTGACCTTCGCCGCGCCGACCGACGGCAGCAAGGTGTTCCTCGGGCCGGAAGAAAGCATGCGGATCCAGAAGGTGCTCGATTCGGACGTCGTCATGATCTTCGACGAATGCACGCCGTACCCGGCGACCGAGGACGTCGCGAAGCGTTCGATGGAGCTGAGCCTGCGCTGGGCAGAACGCAGCAAACGCGCGCACGAGGGCAATGACGCGGCGCTGTTCGGGATCGTGCAGGGCGGCGTCCACGAGGCGCTGCGCACGCGCTCGGCCGCGGCACTGATGGACATCGGCTTCGACGGTTACGCGATCGGCGGCCTCGCCGTGGGCGAGCCGGAGGCCGAACGCAACCACATGCTCGAGCACACCTGCCCGCAGTTGCCGGCCGACCAGCCGCGCTACCTGATGGGCGTGGGCCGGCCGGAGGACCTGGTCGAAGGCGTCGCGCGCGGCATCGACATGTTCGATTGCGTGATGCCCACCCGCAACGCGCGCAACGGGCATTACTTCACCTCCTTCGGCACGGTGCGCGTGCGCAACGCGAAGTACGAGCGCGACCTGCGGCCGATCGAGGAAGGCTGCGACTGCTACACCTGCCGCAACGGGTTCACCCGCAGTTACCTGCGCCACCTGGACCGCTGCAACGAAATGCTGGGCCCGATCCTGGGCACCTTGCACAATCTGCGCTACTACCAGCGCCTGATGGCGCAGATGCGCGAGGCGATCGGGCAGGGAACCTTCGCCGCCTTCCGCGAGTCCTTCTACGCCGCGCGGGCCGCCGATTAG
- a CDS encoding Lrp/AsnC family transcriptional regulator, translated as MKITDADQQVLSVLRENARASTADIARRLKLSRTTVHSRIERLEREGVIQGYTVRVHDAAERGHIRAHIMITVLPKRAPSVAAALHAMPEVRALHSVSGPFDLVALGVAPSVEAMDELTDRIGAIDGVERTTSAIVLSAKFER; from the coding sequence GTGAAGATCACCGACGCCGACCAGCAGGTGCTCTCCGTCCTGCGCGAAAACGCCCGGGCCTCGACGGCGGACATCGCGCGACGGTTGAAGCTCTCGCGCACCACCGTCCACAGCCGGATCGAGCGCCTGGAGCGCGAGGGCGTGATCCAGGGCTACACGGTGCGCGTGCACGACGCCGCCGAGCGCGGCCATATCCGCGCCCACATCATGATCACCGTGCTGCCCAAGCGTGCGCCGTCCGTCGCCGCCGCGTTGCACGCGATGCCCGAGGTGCGCGCGCTGCATTCGGTGAGCGGCCCATTCGACCTTGTCGCGCTGGGGGTGGCGCCGTCGGTGGAGGCGATGGACGAGTTGACCGACCGCATCGGCGCGATCGACGGCGTGGAGCGCACGACCTCGGCGATCGTGCTTTCGGCGAAGTTCGAGCGGTGA
- a CDS encoding TonB-dependent receptor plug domain-containing protein produces MKRNVLAAAMSRALVCALVAPMSFAAAFNTAYAADAPADASPDPKQLDSVVVQADIAYRNRTDAVAPVLSYDLEYFQRFEPLTVGDMLKRVPSVAFVSDVLEYDGAQLRGLDPGYTQILINGKKVPGASNDRSFFVDRIPAELVERIEIIRSTSANRSGDAVAGALNIVLRDAYEFDGKYVRLGALRFDDGEIKPTYGAVASGEVGGGRLLGGFNVQGRYNPKFKRSDRFEEPDGDFTDREDQDDTRDGDDYSANLSYTRDIGTGRLSVDGFYVRTDRTETEHSVEYNDPTSTRRDNLLSINDQVEKIEQDNWSLGVEYVFDMAGGRTEFDLDYARFDDDTRSTEEESGFDDEDTPPSFDEREGTRTLTDTRDSEGTFKLAHKRGVGGAMMEFGVDFQDKRRETTLQVSEVDTDEEGAALPPYDAFDRNDSRIDETRVDPYLMFTGSAGALAWEAGLRYETTDVDVAFDDESASNEYNTLLPSAHLKWDFTGADRLLFSVGRTVRRPNFDQILPLTLEEEFGDNDFTGNPTLDPERAWGVDVGYERRLGTRGVFGVNVFYRDVKDLIEIVNTGEPSSTALGDYEDEVEDFLDENPGATPTTPGYPEFDPDSFVYTARNVGDGSVYGIEFDLSTPLTALGLPDTGLFVNYSWLDSDVTDDFGERRFNNQAKYVYNVGFIHDVRAWGMSFGASYRRQGNAFARLLAEEVTTRYDGDLEVFVEKRFGDNLSLRLTGSNLLDAHKDEAFHKFDNAQDQFNRDYDEFELETESSGPVYQLIMRYSF; encoded by the coding sequence ATGAAACGTAACGTGCTGGCCGCGGCGATGTCGCGTGCGCTGGTGTGCGCGCTGGTCGCGCCGATGAGCTTCGCGGCCGCCTTCAACACGGCGTACGCCGCGGACGCGCCGGCCGATGCCTCGCCCGATCCGAAGCAACTGGATTCGGTGGTCGTGCAGGCCGACATCGCATACCGCAACCGCACCGACGCCGTGGCGCCCGTGCTGTCGTACGACCTGGAATACTTCCAGCGCTTCGAACCGCTTACCGTCGGCGACATGCTCAAGCGCGTGCCGAGCGTGGCGTTCGTGTCGGACGTGCTCGAATACGACGGCGCGCAGCTGCGCGGCCTGGATCCGGGTTACACGCAGATCCTCATCAACGGCAAGAAGGTGCCGGGCGCGAGCAACGACCGCTCGTTTTTCGTCGACCGCATCCCGGCCGAGCTGGTCGAGCGCATCGAGATCATCCGCAGCACCAGCGCGAACCGCTCGGGCGATGCGGTCGCCGGCGCGCTCAACATCGTGCTGCGCGACGCCTACGAGTTCGACGGCAAGTACGTGCGCCTGGGCGCGCTGCGCTTCGACGATGGCGAGATCAAGCCGACCTACGGCGCCGTCGCGAGCGGCGAAGTGGGTGGCGGCCGCCTGCTTGGCGGTTTCAACGTGCAGGGCCGCTACAACCCGAAGTTCAAGCGCAGCGATCGCTTCGAGGAACCCGACGGGGATTTCACCGACCGCGAGGACCAGGACGACACGCGCGACGGCGACGACTATTCGGCCAACCTGTCGTACACGCGCGACATCGGCACGGGGCGCCTGTCGGTCGATGGCTTCTACGTGCGCACCGACCGCACCGAGACCGAGCATTCGGTCGAGTACAACGACCCGACCAGCACCCGCCGCGACAACCTGCTGTCGATCAACGACCAGGTCGAGAAGATCGAGCAGGACAACTGGTCGCTCGGCGTGGAGTACGTGTTCGACATGGCCGGCGGTCGTACCGAGTTCGACCTGGATTACGCGCGCTTCGACGACGATACGCGATCGACCGAGGAAGAAAGCGGCTTCGACGACGAGGACACGCCGCCGTCGTTCGACGAACGCGAGGGCACGCGCACGCTGACCGACACGCGCGACAGCGAAGGCACGTTCAAGCTCGCGCACAAGCGCGGCGTGGGCGGCGCGATGATGGAATTCGGCGTGGATTTCCAGGACAAGCGCCGCGAGACCACGCTGCAGGTGAGCGAGGTGGACACCGACGAGGAAGGCGCCGCGCTGCCGCCGTACGATGCGTTCGACCGCAACGACAGCCGCATCGACGAGACGCGAGTCGATCCGTACCTGATGTTCACCGGCAGCGCGGGCGCGCTGGCATGGGAAGCGGGCCTGCGCTACGAGACGACCGACGTGGACGTCGCCTTCGACGACGAGAGCGCCAGCAACGAATACAACACGCTGCTGCCGTCGGCGCACCTGAAGTGGGATTTCACCGGCGCCGACCGTCTGCTGTTCTCCGTCGGCCGCACGGTGCGTCGTCCGAACTTCGATCAGATCCTGCCGCTGACGCTGGAAGAGGAATTCGGCGACAACGACTTCACCGGCAATCCGACGCTCGATCCCGAGCGCGCGTGGGGCGTGGACGTCGGCTACGAGCGCCGCCTCGGCACGCGCGGGGTGTTCGGCGTGAACGTGTTCTATCGCGACGTGAAGGACCTGATCGAGATCGTCAACACGGGCGAGCCGAGTTCGACCGCGCTGGGCGATTACGAGGACGAGGTGGAGGACTTCCTCGACGAGAATCCCGGCGCGACGCCGACGACACCGGGTTACCCGGAGTTCGATCCGGACAGCTTCGTCTATACCGCGCGCAACGTCGGCGACGGCAGCGTGTATGGCATCGAGTTCGACCTGTCGACGCCGCTCACCGCGCTCGGCCTGCCGGACACGGGCCTGTTCGTGAACTACTCGTGGCTGGACAGCGACGTGACCGACGACTTCGGCGAGCGCCGCTTCAACAACCAGGCCAAATACGTCTACAACGTGGGTTTCATCCACGACGTGCGCGCCTGGGGCATGTCGTTCGGCGCGAGCTACCGCCGCCAGGGCAACGCGTTCGCGCGCCTGCTCGCCGAGGAAGTGACTACGCGTTAC